In Cervus elaphus chromosome 7, mCerEla1.1, whole genome shotgun sequence, the following proteins share a genomic window:
- the TREM2 gene encoding triggering receptor expressed on myeloid cells 2 produces the protein MEPVGLLILLAVTELSGAQNTTVFQGTMGRSLRVSCPYNFLKHWGRRKAWCRQLGEEGLCQHVVSTHPSWLLSFLKRRNGSTAIMDDALGGTLTITLRNLQAHDAGLYQCQSLHGSEADTLRKVLVEVLADPRDYQDPGDLWIPEGSESFENAQVEHSISRSLSEEESPFPPTSILFLLACIFLSKLLAATALWAAAWHGQKQRPPQTSGPDCGHNPGHQLQTVTELRDI, from the exons ATGGAGCCTGTCGGGCTGCTCATCCTGCTCGCTGTCACAG AGCTGTCCGGAGCACAAAACACCACGGTGTTCCAGGGCACGATGGGCCGGTCCCTGAGGGTCTCCTGCCCCTACAACTTCTTGAAGCACTGGGGGAGACGCAAGGCCTGGTGCCGCCAGCTGGGTGAAGAAGGCCTGTGCCAGCACGTGGTCAGCACCCACCCCTCCTGGCTGCTGTCCTTCCTGAAGAGGCGCAACGGGAGCACCGCCATCATGGATGATGCCCTGGGGGGCACGCTCACCATCACGCTGCGGAATCTTCAAGCCCACGACGCTGGCCTCTACCAGTGCCAGAGCCTCCATGGCAGCGAGGCTGACACCCTCAGGAAGGTCCTGGTGGAGGTGCTGGCTG ACCCCCGTGATTACCAGGACCCTGGAGATCTCTGGATCCCTGAGGGGTCTGAGAGCTTCGAGAATGCCCAGGTGGAGCACAGTATCTCCAG gagcctttcagAAGAGGAGAGCCCCTTCCCACCCACTTCTATCCTCTTCCTTCTGGCCTGCATCTTTCTCAGCAAGCTTCTAGCCGCCACTGCCCTCTGGGCTGCAGCCTGGCATGGGCAGAAACAACGGCCACCCCAGACCAGTGGACCGGACTGTGGCCACAACCCAGGTCACCAGCTCCAGACTGTGACAG AGCTGAGAGACATATGA